A single Comamonas sp. NLF-1-9 DNA region contains:
- the hemA gene encoding glutamyl-tRNA reductase produces MAVWTLGINHHTAPLDLRGRFAFALDQVAPALQGLRAALGAQSRPVETALLSTCNRTEIYCAAEQAVTEHTLGWLAARGGISVQQLQPHAYLYQGDGAARHAFRVASGLDSMVLGEAQILGQMKNAVRAAEGAGALGSTLNQLFQRSFAVAKEVRSSTDIGAHSISMAAAAVRLAGQLFEDLAQIRVLFVGAGEMVELCATHFAARTPRQMVVANRTMERGEKLAGRFDASVMRLADLPEHLHEFDAVISCTASQLPIIGLGAIERALKKRRHRPIFMVDLAVPRDIEPEVKELPDVYLYTVDDLAGVVQTGQAQREAAVAQAEAIIDVGVQGFMHWMDLRKGGEAAGAVVPLIQQLHAQTDDWRAQEIARAKKLLAKGQDVDSVLEALSRGLTQKILHGALAELRAGDAEARSQAAQTVSRLFLRSSRQRSGL; encoded by the coding sequence ATGGCAGTCTGGACCCTGGGCATCAACCACCATACGGCGCCGCTGGATCTGCGTGGCCGTTTCGCCTTCGCCCTCGACCAGGTCGCGCCGGCGCTGCAAGGCCTGCGCGCCGCGCTCGGCGCCCAGAGCCGGCCGGTGGAAACCGCGCTGCTGTCCACCTGCAACCGCACCGAGATCTATTGCGCCGCCGAGCAGGCGGTCACCGAGCACACCCTGGGCTGGCTGGCCGCGCGTGGCGGCATCAGCGTGCAGCAGCTGCAGCCCCACGCCTACCTCTACCAGGGCGACGGCGCCGCGCGCCACGCCTTTCGCGTGGCCAGCGGCCTGGACAGCATGGTGCTGGGCGAGGCGCAAATCCTCGGCCAGATGAAGAACGCGGTGCGCGCGGCCGAAGGCGCGGGCGCACTCGGCTCCACGCTCAACCAGTTGTTCCAGCGCAGCTTTGCGGTCGCCAAGGAGGTGCGCAGCAGCACCGACATCGGCGCGCACAGCATCAGCATGGCGGCGGCCGCAGTGCGCCTGGCCGGGCAGCTCTTCGAAGACCTGGCGCAGATCCGCGTGCTCTTCGTCGGCGCGGGCGAGATGGTCGAGCTGTGCGCCACCCACTTTGCCGCGCGCACGCCGCGCCAGATGGTCGTGGCCAACCGCACCATGGAGCGCGGCGAGAAGCTTGCCGGGCGCTTTGACGCCAGCGTGATGCGCCTGGCCGACCTGCCCGAGCACCTGCACGAGTTCGACGCAGTCATCAGCTGCACCGCCAGCCAGCTGCCCATCATCGGCCTGGGCGCGATCGAGCGCGCGCTGAAAAAGCGCCGCCACCGCCCGATCTTCATGGTCGATCTGGCGGTGCCGCGCGACATCGAGCCCGAGGTCAAGGAGCTGCCCGACGTCTACCTCTACACCGTCGACGACCTGGCCGGCGTGGTGCAGACCGGCCAGGCCCAGCGCGAAGCCGCCGTGGCCCAGGCCGAAGCCATCATCGACGTCGGCGTGCAAGGCTTCATGCACTGGATGGACTTGCGCAAGGGCGGCGAAGCGGCCGGCGCCGTGGTGCCGCTGATCCAGCAACTGCATGCCCAGACCGACGACTGGCGCGCGCAGGAAATCGCCCGCGCCAAAAAGCTCCTGGCCAAGGGACAGGACGTGGACAGCGTGCTCGAGGCGCTCTCGCGCGGGCTCACGCAGAAGATACTGCACGGCGCCCTGGCCGAACTGCGCGCCGGCGACGCCGAAGCCCGCAGCCAAGCGGCGCAAACCGTCTCGCGCCTGTTCCTGCGCTCGAGCCGCCAGCGCAGCGGCTTGTAG
- the prfA gene encoding peptide chain release factor 1 produces MKPFLRQQLQRHAERLGELDFLLSREDIMGDMQHYRLLSREHAELSVVAGRWARLQQREADMHTASALLDDPEMAQMAQEEIDAAQAECAQLEADLQRLLLPRDPDDERNAFVEIRAGTGGDESALFAADLARMYTRHAANVGWRVEVMSAHESELGGYKEVVLRIEGEQVFGWLRFESGGHRVQRVPVTETQGRIHTSACTVAVMPEPDEHEAITLNPADLRIDTFRASGAGGQHINKTDSAVRVVHLPTGIVAECQDGRSQHANKAQALRVLQARIQEKERSERAAKEAALRKGLVGSGDRSDRIRTYNFPQGRLTDHRINLTLYKLQAVMDGDLVEVLEALRNAREAELMAELEEA; encoded by the coding sequence ATGAAACCCTTCCTCCGCCAGCAATTGCAGCGCCATGCCGAGCGCCTGGGCGAGCTCGACTTCCTGCTCTCGCGCGAAGACATCATGGGCGACATGCAGCACTACCGCCTGCTGTCGCGCGAGCACGCCGAGCTCAGCGTCGTCGCCGGCCGCTGGGCACGCCTGCAGCAGCGCGAGGCCGACATGCACACCGCCAGCGCGCTGCTGGACGACCCCGAGATGGCGCAGATGGCGCAAGAGGAAATCGACGCCGCCCAGGCCGAATGCGCGCAGCTCGAAGCCGACCTGCAGCGCCTGCTGCTGCCCCGGGACCCCGACGACGAGCGCAATGCCTTCGTGGAAATCCGCGCCGGCACCGGCGGCGACGAGTCGGCGCTGTTTGCCGCCGACCTGGCGCGCATGTATACCCGCCACGCCGCCAACGTCGGCTGGCGCGTGGAAGTGATGAGCGCGCACGAAAGCGAGCTCGGCGGCTACAAGGAAGTGGTGCTGCGCATCGAGGGCGAGCAGGTGTTTGGCTGGCTGCGCTTTGAATCGGGCGGGCACCGCGTGCAGCGCGTGCCGGTGACCGAGACCCAGGGGCGCATCCACACCAGCGCCTGCACCGTCGCCGTCATGCCCGAGCCCGACGAGCACGAGGCGATCACGCTCAACCCGGCAGACCTGCGCATCGACACCTTTCGCGCCAGCGGCGCGGGCGGGCAGCACATCAACAAGACCGACTCGGCCGTGCGCGTGGTGCACCTGCCCACCGGCATCGTTGCCGAATGCCAGGACGGGCGCAGCCAGCACGCCAACAAGGCCCAGGCGCTGCGCGTGCTGCAGGCGCGCATCCAGGAAAAAGAGCGCAGCGAACGCGCCGCCAAAGAGGCCGCCCTGCGCAAAGGCCTGGTAGGCAGCGGCGACCGTTCCGATCGCATCCGCACCTACAACTTCCCGCAGGGACGCCTGACCGACCACCGCATCAACCTCACGCTCTACAAGCTGCAGGCGGTGATGGACGGCGACCTCGTTGAAGTGCTCGAAGCCCTGCGCAACGCGCGCGAGGCGGAGCTGATGGCGGAGCTGGAAGAAGCGTAA
- a CDS encoding type II toxin-antitoxin system Phd/YefM family antitoxin: MQTITATQARQEFAQLMDAARLQPVMIQRQNRDVAVVMSVEEYQRLAHLNVERFQQFCEQIGARAEAAGLNETRLQALLRD, from the coding sequence ATGCAAACCATCACCGCCACCCAGGCCCGGCAGGAATTTGCCCAGCTGATGGACGCCGCACGCCTGCAGCCCGTGATGATCCAGCGCCAGAACCGTGACGTGGCCGTCGTCATGTCGGTAGAGGAATACCAGCGCCTGGCACACCTGAACGTCGAGCGCTTCCAGCAGTTCTGCGAGCAGATTGGCGCCCGCGCCGAAGCCGCCGGCCTGAACGAAACCCGGTTGCAGGCGCTGCTGCGTGACTGA
- a CDS encoding putative toxin-antitoxin system toxin component, PIN family, giving the protein MTERLERVLVLDTNVWISQLLLPRSTAALAVQAALRWGTPVVSEQTLQELGQVLSRAKFDKYLSLDERREFMRLLGGVARLVPVTQQLRACRDPGDDKFLDLALSARASHLITGDDDLLVLDPFHGVHICTPAQFLAKVGT; this is encoded by the coding sequence GTGACTGAACGGCTGGAACGCGTGCTGGTGCTGGACACCAATGTCTGGATCAGCCAGCTGCTGCTGCCCCGTTCAACCGCTGCCCTGGCAGTTCAGGCCGCATTGCGCTGGGGCACCCCGGTAGTGTCGGAACAGACGCTGCAGGAACTCGGCCAGGTGCTCTCCAGGGCGAAGTTCGACAAATACCTCAGCTTGGACGAGCGCCGCGAGTTCATGCGCCTGCTCGGCGGCGTTGCCAGGCTCGTCCCGGTGACCCAGCAACTGCGCGCTTGTCGCGACCCCGGGGACGACAAGTTCCTGGACCTCGCCCTGAGCGCCCGCGCCAGTCACTTGATTACCGGCGACGATGACCTGTTGGTGCTCGACCCCTTTCACGGGGTGCATATCTGCACTCCAGCGCAATTCCTCGCCAAGGTCGGCACGTGA
- the prmC gene encoding peptide chain release factor N(5)-glutamine methyltransferase has product MTAATVRLALQQAQTWGLARIDAQMLLLHALGRALHERAWLIAHDDELLPPALASAYAALCERRLGGEPVAYLTGRKAFHGLELQVDARVLDPRPDTETLVDWALHLLRPLSAPQVADLGTGSGAVALAIKAQQPQAQLTAIDASSEALAVAEGNARRLGLPLRLRHGNWLEGCATLFDLIVSNPPYIAEGDAHLAALGHEPRMALVSGADGLDAICQITAQAPAHLKPGGWLLLEHGHDQAGQVQGLMQECGFTQVQSRKDLAGITRCTGGAIPLRPITTATAVE; this is encoded by the coding sequence GTGACTGCCGCTACCGTGCGCCTCGCCCTGCAGCAAGCCCAAACCTGGGGCCTGGCGCGCATTGATGCGCAGATGTTGCTGCTGCACGCACTTGGGCGCGCCCTGCATGAGCGCGCCTGGCTGATCGCGCACGACGACGAGCTGCTGCCCCCTGCCCTTGCCAGCGCCTACGCCGCGCTGTGCGAGCGGCGGCTCGGCGGCGAGCCCGTCGCTTATCTCACGGGGCGCAAGGCCTTTCATGGTCTGGAGCTGCAGGTGGACGCGCGCGTGCTCGACCCGCGGCCCGATACCGAAACCCTGGTCGACTGGGCGCTGCACTTGCTGCGGCCGCTGTCCGCACCACAGGTCGCCGACCTGGGCACGGGCAGCGGCGCGGTTGCGCTGGCCATCAAGGCGCAGCAGCCGCAGGCGCAGCTCACCGCCATCGACGCCAGCAGCGAGGCGCTGGCAGTGGCCGAGGGCAACGCCCGGCGCCTGGGCCTGCCGCTGCGGCTGCGTCATGGCAACTGGCTCGAGGGTTGTGCCACGCTGTTTGATCTGATCGTCAGCAACCCGCCCTACATCGCCGAGGGCGATGCGCACCTGGCGGCGCTCGGGCACGAGCCGCGCATGGCCCTCGTGAGCGGCGCCGACGGGCTGGACGCGATCTGCCAGATCACCGCGCAGGCGCCTGCGCACCTCAAGCCCGGCGGCTGGCTGCTGCTGGAGCATGGCCACGACCAGGCAGGCCAGGTTCAAGGCTTGATGCAAGAATGCGGCTTCACGCAGGTGCAAAGCCGCAAGGATCTTGCGGGCATCACCCGCTGCACCGGCGGGGCAATACCCCTGCGCCCCATCACCACGGCCACGGCAGTGGAATAA
- the grxD gene encoding Grx4 family monothiol glutaredoxin: MSDVQQRIDQLVKSNPILLFMKGDAHFPMCGFSGRAVQILKALDVDLDQLATVNVLDDEEIRQGVKEYSNWPTIPQLYIKGELVGGADIMMEMYESGELKTLLASAQS; encoded by the coding sequence ATGAGCGACGTCCAGCAACGCATAGACCAATTGGTCAAGAGCAATCCCATTCTGCTTTTCATGAAGGGCGACGCCCATTTCCCGATGTGCGGCTTTTCCGGCCGCGCGGTGCAGATCCTCAAGGCCCTCGATGTGGACCTGGACCAGCTCGCGACGGTGAACGTGCTCGACGACGAGGAAATCCGCCAGGGCGTGAAGGAATACAGCAACTGGCCGACGATTCCCCAGCTCTACATCAAGGGTGAGCTCGTCGGCGGCGCCGACATCATGATGGAGATGTACGAATCGGGCGAACTCAAGACCCTGCTGGCGAGCGCGCAGTCGTAA